A section of the Primulina eburnea isolate SZY01 chromosome 1, ASM2296580v1, whole genome shotgun sequence genome encodes:
- the LOC140807600 gene encoding uncharacterized protein, with translation MARFFEQHVGNGAMGRPEPVYERFRRMHPDEFHGTTDPFMAEGWIRSLEVIFRYMDMADADRVRCTIYLLKGDASLWWEGAERGVNMATLTWEGFKRVFYDKYFTSDVRSRLKREFMSLRQGDWTVAEFVQKFDRGCHFMPLIANDPAEKLRHFLDGLRLTIRRDVTLVDPADYTTAVARALRAEQSLKDIDWEMQRKRNRAQQANQSNKKPHTGPSKQPEPPKPQGQPPKGNVLKADEKPHCKECNRPHYGKCMWGTFKCGELGHKAADCTKPRQPMTGRVYVMQATEDETESTLH, from the coding sequence ATGGCCCGTTTCTTTGAGCAACACGTAGGGAATGGAGCAATGGGTAGACCAGAGCCAGTATATGAGCGTTTCAGGAGGATGCACCCCGATGAGTTCCATGGCACTACTGATCCATTTatggctgagggatggattagaTCATTAGAGGTAATATTTCGTTATATGGACATGGCGGACGCCGATCGCGTTCGATGTACTATCTACCTGTTGAAAGGCGACGCTTCcttatggtgggagggagcggAGCGAGGAGTGAATATGGCGACTTTGACTTGGGAAGGATTCAAGAGagtgttctatgacaagtacttcacaTCCGATGTTCGTTCTAGGCTtaagagagagtttatgagtctccgtCAGGGGGATTGGACTGTTGCCGAGTTTGTGCagaagtttgataggggctGTCACTTTATGCCCTTGATTGCCAATGATCCTGCTGAAAAATTACGACATTTTCTAGATGGTTTGAGGCTGACTATCCGACGCGATGTGACACTTGTCGATCCTGCTGATTATACTACCGCCGTTGCCAGGGCTCTTAGAGCCGAGCAGTCATTGAAGGATATCGATTGGGAGATGCAGCGAAAGAGGAACCGTGCTCAGCAAGCTAATCAGAGTAATAAGAAGCCTCATACGGGACCTTCTAAGCAACCAGAACCACCAAAACCACAAGGACAACCACCTAAAGGAAATGTTCTGAAAGCTGATGAAAAACCacattgcaaggagtgcaatcgtCCACATTatggcaagtgcatgtggggcaCTTTCAAGTGCGGGGAGTTGGGACACAAGGCTGCGGATTGCACCAAGCCTAGGCAACCCATGACCGGAAGAGTCTATGTGATGCAAGCTACAGAAGATGAGACAGAGTCGACACTACACTGA